In Aphelocoma coerulescens isolate FSJ_1873_10779 chromosome 3, UR_Acoe_1.0, whole genome shotgun sequence, a single window of DNA contains:
- the ADI1 gene encoding acireductone dioxygenase isoform X1, whose amino-acid sequence MVEAWYMDESEEDQRAPHRQRPNRAVSLEQLRSLGVVYRRLDADNYETDPCLKEIRRAENYSWMDIVTIHKDKLPNYEEKIKTFYEEHLHLDDEIRYILEGSGYFDVRDKDDKWIRISMEKGDMITLPAGIYHRFTLDENNYVKAMRLFVGEPVWTAYNRPADDFPARKQYMKFLADEAQ is encoded by the exons ATGGTGGAGGCCTGGTACATGGACGAGTCCGAGGAGGACCAGCGGGCGCCGCACCGGCAGCGGCCCAACCGCGCcgtcagcctggagcagctgcgCAGCCTCGGCGTGGTGTACCGCAGG ttggaTGCTGATAACTATGAGACTGATCCATGCTTGAAAGAGATTCGGAGAGCAGAAAATTATTCTTGGATGGATATAGTGACCATACATAAGGACAAGCTTCCAAATTATGAGGAAAAG ataaaaacattttatgaaGAACATTTACACCTTGATGATGAAATTCGCTACATCTTAGAGGGATCTGGTTATTTTGATGTTCGAGACAAGGACGACAAATGGATTCggatttccatggaaaaaggaGACATGATAACCCTCCCTGCCGGTATATATCACCGATTTACACTGGATGAGAAC AATTACGTGAAGGCAATGAGGCTGTTTGTTGGAGAACCCGTCTGGACTGCGTACAACAGGCCGGCTGATGATTTTCCTGCTCGGAAACAATATATGAAGTTTTTGGCTGATGAAGCACAGTAA
- the ADI1 gene encoding acireductone dioxygenase isoform X2, which translates to MVEAWYMDESEEDQRAPHRQRPNRAVSLEQLRSLGVVYRRLDADNYETDPCLKEIRRAENYSWMDIVTIHKDKLPNYEEKIKTFYEEHLHLDDEIRYILEGSGYFDVRDKDDKWIRISMEKGDMITLPAELREGNEAVCWRTRLDCVQQAG; encoded by the exons ATGGTGGAGGCCTGGTACATGGACGAGTCCGAGGAGGACCAGCGGGCGCCGCACCGGCAGCGGCCCAACCGCGCcgtcagcctggagcagctgcgCAGCCTCGGCGTGGTGTACCGCAGG ttggaTGCTGATAACTATGAGACTGATCCATGCTTGAAAGAGATTCGGAGAGCAGAAAATTATTCTTGGATGGATATAGTGACCATACATAAGGACAAGCTTCCAAATTATGAGGAAAAG ataaaaacattttatgaaGAACATTTACACCTTGATGATGAAATTCGCTACATCTTAGAGGGATCTGGTTATTTTGATGTTCGAGACAAGGACGACAAATGGATTCggatttccatggaaaaaggaGACATGATAACCCTCCCTGCCG AATTACGTGAAGGCAATGAGGCTGTTTGTTGGAGAACCCGTCTGGACTGCGTACAACAGGCCGGCTGA